A genome region from Mugil cephalus isolate CIBA_MC_2020 chromosome 13, CIBA_Mcephalus_1.1, whole genome shotgun sequence includes the following:
- the zgc:172136 gene encoding FERM domain-containing protein 6 isoform X1, with translation MSTSIKQERTICVLLPNKDQLDITVGLKSTAQDVFNRVSEILGIKELHFFGLTVVKDNEHIFLDMDEKLTKYFPKEWRQDAVKGVHKRPLPLLLCLKVQYYVENGRLLCERKARRLYYSDLRERVLRSECRQQEEVYFQLAGYALQADLGDHPLPSEGMEVTPYFEPKEYFPPWIIAKRGVNYLLCHGPKVHQELWGMSSRDATLLFIRESCQLEDVPVTFYRLQKDKKEERGTALLGLTLRGMQVYQEVNNVRQLLYDFPWSNVGRLTFLGKKFEIQPDGLPSARKLVYYTGSSFRSRHLLLHLSSSHQLYLSLQPALKHLRQLEESKEKKCYRESYISDDLDLDPQGSESSPGLSRHSTSSSGIEADARQHSINAEMVSMEEEGQQQTEKCFSSATSQGSSCTSGFDTGSKARIEDEEEEEEILTCVEALVDDPDEMFQLADLLEGVSVDGAEFSPEIHSPADSEGCPSDSHHDAGKLYDKDVLKQMLKPKTQVCVDRHSHSLDDVRLFLPPAPLGLILPPDSSHSYTYGLPDASTNTKASVNNSYYPHLHCQPKPSFYGRRSTNCLSLDMLDDEQFLELIL, from the exons ATGTCCACCTCAATAAAGCAGGAGAGAACCATATGTGTTCTCCTCCCCAACAAAGACCAGCTGGACATCACTGTCGGG CTAAAGTCCACGGCGCAGGATGTTTTTAATCGAGTGTCAGAAATTCTTGGAATCAAGGAGCTGCACTTCTTTGGCCTCACGGTGGTGAAAG ACAATGAGCACATATTTTTAGACATGGatgaaaaactgacaaaatactTTCCTAAGGAGTGGAGGCAAGATGCAGTAAAG GGAGTACACAAGAGACCGCTGCCTCTATTACTCTGCCTCAAAGTGCAGTACTACGTAGAGAATGGTAGACTCCTTTG CGAACGGAAGGCAAGGCGCCTATATTACTCTGACTTGCGGGAACGGGTTCTTCGCTCTGAATGCCGTCAGCAGGAGGAGGTGTACTTCCAGCTGGCAGGCTACGCTCTACAGGCTGACCTCGGTGACCACCCTCTGCCTAGCGAGGGTATGGAGGTCACCCCTTATTTTGAACCTAAGGAGTACTTCCCCCCCTGG ATTATAGCTAAACGTGGCGTGAACTATCTGCTCTGCCATGGGCCCAAGGTGCATCAGGAGCTGTGGGGCATGTCTTCCCGAGACGCCACTCTCCTCTTCATCAGGGAGTCGTGTCAGCTGGAGGACGTACCCGTCACGTTTTACAGATTGCAAAAG gacaaaaaggaggagaggggtaCGGCGCTGCTTGGCCTGACCCTGCGAGGAATGCAGGTTTATCAG GAGGTGAACAATGTGCGACAGCTGCTGTATGACTTCCCCTGGTCAAATGTTGGACGTCTTACCTTCCTG GGAAAGAAATTCGAGATCCAGCCAGATGGCTTGCCATCAGCCAGGAAGCTGGTTTACTACACGGGATCGTCGTTCCGCTCGCGCCACCTCCTCTTGCACCTGAGCAGCAGCCACCAGCTCTACCTCAGCCTTCAGCCTGCCCTGAAACACCTCCGCCAGCTGGAGGAGAGCAAAG AAAAGAAGTGTTACAGAGAGTCGTACATCAGCGACGACCTGGATCTGGACCCGCAGGGCAGTGAAAGCAGCCCTGGTCTGTCCAGACACTCCACCAGCAGCTCTGGAATCGAAGCAGATGCACGACAGCACAGCATCAATGCAGAGATGGTCTCCATGGAGGAGGAAGGGCAACAGCAAACGGAGAAATGTTTCAGCTCGGCGACCAGTCAAGGCAGCTCCTGCACCTCTGGGTTCGACACGGGCAGCAAGGCTCGAatagaagatgaagaagaagaagaag agatcCTCACCTGTGTGGAAGCTCTTGTAGATGATCCCGATGAGATGTTCCAGTTGGCTGATCTCCTTGAAGGAGTGTCAGTAGATGGTGCAGAATTTTCCCCAGAGATTCACTCACCTGCAg ACAGCGAAGGGTGTCCTTCAGACAGTCATCATGATGCTGGGAAACTATATGACAAGGATGTGTTAAAACAG atgttgaaacCTAAAACGCAAGTTTGCGTGGATCGACACAGCCACAGTCTCGATGACGTTCGTCTGTTCCTGCCCCCGGCACCCCTGGGGTTGATACTGCCACCTGATTCCTCCCACAGCTACACCTATGGGCTCCCAGACGcctcaacaaacacaaaggccTCTGTCAACAACAGTTATTACCCCCATTTGCACTGCCAACCCAAACCTTCCTTCTACGGCCGTAGGTCTACCAACTGCCTCTCCCTGGACATGCTGGATGATGAACAGTTCCTGGAACTCATACTCTGA
- the zgc:172136 gene encoding FERM domain-containing protein 6 isoform X2 has translation MSTSIKQERTICVLLPNKDQLDITVGLKSTAQDVFNRVSEILGIKELHFFGLTVVKDNEHIFLDMDEKLTKYFPKEWRQDAVKGVHKRPLPLLLCLKVQYYVENGRLLCERKARRLYYSDLRERVLRSECRQQEEVYFQLAGYALQADLGDHPLPSEGMEVTPYFEPKEYFPPWIIAKRGVNYLLCHGPKVHQELWGMSSRDATLLFIRESCQLEDVPVTFYRLQKDKKEERGTALLGLTLRGMQVYQEVNNVRQLLYDFPWSNVGRLTFLGKKFEIQPDGLPSARKLVYYTGSSFRSRHLLLHLSSSHQLYLSLQPALKHLRQLEESKEKKCYRESYISDDLDLDPQGSESSPGLSRHSTSSSGIEADARQHSINAEMVSMEEEGQQQTEKCFSSATSQGSSCTSGFDTGSKARIEDEEEEEILTCVEALVDDPDEMFQLADLLEGVSVDGAEFSPEIHSPADSEGCPSDSHHDAGKLYDKDVLKQMLKPKTQVCVDRHSHSLDDVRLFLPPAPLGLILPPDSSHSYTYGLPDASTNTKASVNNSYYPHLHCQPKPSFYGRRSTNCLSLDMLDDEQFLELIL, from the exons ATGTCCACCTCAATAAAGCAGGAGAGAACCATATGTGTTCTCCTCCCCAACAAAGACCAGCTGGACATCACTGTCGGG CTAAAGTCCACGGCGCAGGATGTTTTTAATCGAGTGTCAGAAATTCTTGGAATCAAGGAGCTGCACTTCTTTGGCCTCACGGTGGTGAAAG ACAATGAGCACATATTTTTAGACATGGatgaaaaactgacaaaatactTTCCTAAGGAGTGGAGGCAAGATGCAGTAAAG GGAGTACACAAGAGACCGCTGCCTCTATTACTCTGCCTCAAAGTGCAGTACTACGTAGAGAATGGTAGACTCCTTTG CGAACGGAAGGCAAGGCGCCTATATTACTCTGACTTGCGGGAACGGGTTCTTCGCTCTGAATGCCGTCAGCAGGAGGAGGTGTACTTCCAGCTGGCAGGCTACGCTCTACAGGCTGACCTCGGTGACCACCCTCTGCCTAGCGAGGGTATGGAGGTCACCCCTTATTTTGAACCTAAGGAGTACTTCCCCCCCTGG ATTATAGCTAAACGTGGCGTGAACTATCTGCTCTGCCATGGGCCCAAGGTGCATCAGGAGCTGTGGGGCATGTCTTCCCGAGACGCCACTCTCCTCTTCATCAGGGAGTCGTGTCAGCTGGAGGACGTACCCGTCACGTTTTACAGATTGCAAAAG gacaaaaaggaggagaggggtaCGGCGCTGCTTGGCCTGACCCTGCGAGGAATGCAGGTTTATCAG GAGGTGAACAATGTGCGACAGCTGCTGTATGACTTCCCCTGGTCAAATGTTGGACGTCTTACCTTCCTG GGAAAGAAATTCGAGATCCAGCCAGATGGCTTGCCATCAGCCAGGAAGCTGGTTTACTACACGGGATCGTCGTTCCGCTCGCGCCACCTCCTCTTGCACCTGAGCAGCAGCCACCAGCTCTACCTCAGCCTTCAGCCTGCCCTGAAACACCTCCGCCAGCTGGAGGAGAGCAAAG AAAAGAAGTGTTACAGAGAGTCGTACATCAGCGACGACCTGGATCTGGACCCGCAGGGCAGTGAAAGCAGCCCTGGTCTGTCCAGACACTCCACCAGCAGCTCTGGAATCGAAGCAGATGCACGACAGCACAGCATCAATGCAGAGATGGTCTCCATGGAGGAGGAAGGGCAACAGCAAACGGAGAAATGTTTCAGCTCGGCGACCAGTCAAGGCAGCTCCTGCACCTCTGGGTTCGACACGGGCAGCAAGGCTCGAatagaagatgaagaagaaga agagatcCTCACCTGTGTGGAAGCTCTTGTAGATGATCCCGATGAGATGTTCCAGTTGGCTGATCTCCTTGAAGGAGTGTCAGTAGATGGTGCAGAATTTTCCCCAGAGATTCACTCACCTGCAg ACAGCGAAGGGTGTCCTTCAGACAGTCATCATGATGCTGGGAAACTATATGACAAGGATGTGTTAAAACAG atgttgaaacCTAAAACGCAAGTTTGCGTGGATCGACACAGCCACAGTCTCGATGACGTTCGTCTGTTCCTGCCCCCGGCACCCCTGGGGTTGATACTGCCACCTGATTCCTCCCACAGCTACACCTATGGGCTCCCAGACGcctcaacaaacacaaaggccTCTGTCAACAACAGTTATTACCCCCATTTGCACTGCCAACCCAAACCTTCCTTCTACGGCCGTAGGTCTACCAACTGCCTCTCCCTGGACATGCTGGATGATGAACAGTTCCTGGAACTCATACTCTGA